From Bacillota bacterium, a single genomic window includes:
- a CDS encoding glycoside hydrolase family 92 protein — protein MKKDAMSPVDYVNPNIGGIGHLLTATSPTVMLPHSMMRIAPRTAPGVVDRYLADKIYDFPIGGASLMATVGGVADNPDDLASLYDHDFETATPYYYSVLLEDYDLSVEYSVTERAAYFRFHPPRTEEVVRLWINVGDRGQVEFADNSTIAGWADLAGVASYFYLELSSPTGEIRQRQSGVVADFAGVGGSVIELKVGLSYISVEQARENLHNEIPGWDWHGVVSGARDQWNSALSKIEVKGGTTKQRTIFYTALYRAMGRMVNITESGRYFSGFDGKVHLTQGHDFYVNDGLWDTYRCMHPLQLLLEPQRQLEMIASYLRMYEQCGWFPSFPHLQGALPIMLGNHGAALIADTYMKGYRDFDLPLAYEALKKNAMEGTKLPWRIGPKTELDEIYLEKGFFPALQKGEEETVSQVHSFERRQAVSVTLEHSYDDWCLAQLAKALNLQDDYEYFMERSKNYRNLYNPEIGFMAPKDAAGNWVEDFDPKLGGGQGGRDYFAECNSWIYTFHVQHDIAGLMELMGGPQAFEQRLDALFTEQYDVPKYFFLKQFPDATGLIGQYAQGNEPSFHIPYLYNYAGAPWKTQRRVRQIMDLWYGDGPLGICGDEDGGAMSSWYVFSAMGMYPVCPGRPIYDLGSPLFEEVRIHLESGASFSIVAEDVSQQNKYIQGAGINGRSLDQPWVNHADIVEGGELILKMGPRPNDGWGAR, from the coding sequence ATGAAGAAGGACGCCATGTCACCCGTTGATTACGTTAATCCCAATATCGGGGGAATTGGCCACTTGCTAACTGCTACGTCTCCGACGGTGATGCTGCCCCACAGTATGATGCGAATCGCTCCCCGAACCGCCCCGGGAGTTGTTGATCGCTACTTAGCAGACAAAATCTACGACTTCCCCATCGGAGGTGCCAGCCTGATGGCCACGGTGGGAGGGGTTGCCGACAATCCCGATGACTTGGCCTCCCTTTATGATCATGATTTTGAGACGGCCACGCCCTACTACTACTCCGTTCTGCTGGAGGACTATGATCTTTCCGTTGAGTATAGCGTAACGGAAAGGGCCGCCTATTTTCGCTTCCATCCTCCCAGGACCGAGGAAGTGGTGAGGCTTTGGATTAACGTCGGTGATAGGGGGCAGGTGGAGTTTGCTGACAATTCCACAATAGCTGGCTGGGCGGATTTGGCCGGTGTGGCCAGTTACTTCTATCTTGAGCTGTCCTCGCCGACGGGTGAGATTCGCCAGCGGCAATCCGGTGTTGTCGCGGATTTTGCCGGGGTAGGAGGCAGTGTGATTGAACTGAAGGTGGGACTATCCTACATAAGCGTGGAACAGGCTAGAGAAAATCTCCATAATGAAATTCCTGGGTGGGACTGGCACGGGGTGGTCAGCGGAGCTCGGGATCAGTGGAACTCGGCCTTGAGCAAAATCGAAGTCAAGGGTGGAACCACTAAGCAGCGGACCATTTTCTATACTGCCCTTTACCGAGCTATGGGTCGGATGGTCAACATCACCGAGTCTGGCCGCTATTTCAGTGGTTTTGACGGGAAAGTGCACTTAACCCAGGGCCATGACTTCTATGTCAATGATGGCCTGTGGGATACCTATCGCTGTATGCATCCACTACAGCTGCTCCTTGAGCCCCAGCGGCAACTGGAAATGATTGCTTCCTATCTGCGAATGTATGAACAGTGTGGATGGTTTCCATCCTTCCCCCATTTGCAGGGAGCCTTACCCATCATGCTGGGAAACCATGGAGCGGCACTGATTGCCGACACCTATATGAAGGGCTACCGGGATTTTGATCTTCCCCTTGCCTATGAAGCCCTGAAGAAAAATGCTATGGAGGGCACAAAGCTGCCCTGGAGAATAGGGCCCAAGACGGAATTAGACGAAATCTACTTGGAAAAGGGGTTCTTTCCGGCCTTACAAAAGGGTGAAGAGGAGACGGTTTCCCAGGTACACTCCTTCGAGCGGCGGCAGGCGGTTTCCGTTACCCTGGAACATTCCTATGACGACTGGTGTCTAGCTCAACTAGCCAAGGCCCTTAATCTCCAGGATGACTACGAATACTTCATGGAGCGGTCCAAAAACTATAGGAACTTGTACAATCCTGAGATTGGTTTCATGGCACCCAAGGATGCTGCTGGCAACTGGGTCGAAGACTTCGATCCAAAACTAGGTGGCGGTCAGGGGGGTAGGGACTACTTTGCCGAGTGCAACTCCTGGATTTACACCTTCCACGTGCAGCACGATATTGCCGGATTGATGGAGCTGATGGGTGGACCACAGGCCTTTGAGCAGCGGTTAGATGCTCTTTTTACGGAACAGTATGATGTGCCTAAGTACTTTTTCCTCAAGCAGTTTCCCGATGCCACCGGTCTGATTGGTCAATATGCCCAAGGTAACGAACCAAGTTTTCACATCCCCTATCTTTATAACTACGCCGGAGCTCCATGGAAGACCCAGCGTCGGGTCCGACAGATTATGGACCTTTGGTACGGGGACGGACCCTTGGGAATCTGCGGCGACGAAGACGGGGGCGCGATGTCTTCCTGGTATGTCTTTAGTGCCATGGGGATGTATCCCGTGTGCCCCGGACGTCCCATCTACGATCTGGGCAGCCCACTCTTCGAAGAGGTTAGGATCCACTTGGAGAGTGGTGCCAGCTTCAGCATCGTGGCGGAAGACGTATCCCAGCAGAACAAGTATATTCAAGGGGCGGGGATTAACGGAAGAAGCCTCGACCAGCCTTGGGTTAACCACGCTGATATCGTCGAGGGCGGTGAGCTTATTCTCAAGATGGGACCTCGGCCCAACGATGGCTGGGGAGCAAGGTAA